ctctctctccactgtctcctGGCCTGCCTtgcgcctgctctctctctccactatctCCTGGGCTGCGctgccctgctctctcctccactgTCCCTGGCTGcctgccctgctctctctctcactggtctCCTGGCTGCCtgccctgcatctctctctccactgcttccCTGGCTGCCttgcctgccctctctctctccactgtctcctGGCTTAGCTTGCATGccgctgcatctctctctccacgtctcctgctGGCTGGCTGTCACCTGTTGGCTCTCATGCTCAATAGGCATGGCTTGCAACGaacccttctctctcccactgtctccTGGCTTGGTgcctgccctgtctctctctccaactgtCTCCTGCTTGCgctgccctgctctctctctcactgtctcctggctggctgcctgccatctctctctctcactgttctccTGGCTGGCTGCCTGCCCGCTCTATCTCCACTGTAACATCTGGCCTGGCTGCCTGCCCTGCTCCTCTCATGTCTGCtgcgccccctctctctccactgtcggCCTatgcccgtctctctctccactgtatgCTCTCCTGTGTTTGTCCCCTGGTCTCCGGCTGcttgcctgctctctctctccactgtcttcCGGCTGCCTGCTGCTCTTCCCTGCTCCTGGTGGCCCTGCcctgctcttctctccatctcggctggccctgtctctctccctgtcgctGCGGCGgctgccctgtctctctctctctccactgccctGCTGGCTTCTCCATGTCTCCTGGCTGGCTGTAGGTTGGTGGGAACCCAGAcagtgatttgttttcaaattctttgtggatctgtgtaatctgagggaaatatgtgtctctaatattggtcatacatttggtaAGAAGTGCagcctcagtttccacctcattttatgGGACAGTTGGCACATAGctttcctgtctcttctctctctcgctctctatcatCAATCACACAGTATAACCTCATGTGTCCATTCACAGCTTACTGATGCACACAGATCCTATTGTAGACTTCAGGGGCAGACGGTTTCAGCCTAAAACAACACCAGGATAGTTGACTTTGAAACAGCTAAGGGTGAATTAACCCCAAACCTGGGATGGAAGCACTGACAGGAGCACTGCCAGTGGTCAGTTATCAGGATAGTGGTTCATGtctgtgggggagagagggaagtagCAGGAGACTCTGGCTGGCTggatgaagggagagggaggaggggaggagggagtagCTGGGTGCTGGGAGGGAGGTAGCTGGTGCTGGGAGAGGTAGCTGGGTGctgagagggagggtgaggtAGCTGTGGTGGCAGGGAGGATGAGGGGTAGCtgggtgagggagggatggagctggggtctgggaggggaggggtgtgggAGCGGGGGTGAGGGTGCGGGTGGGGGGAGGGGTacgtgggagggagggaggtagctggagctgggagggagggatgagtgtAGGTGTGGGAGGAGGTATGCGGTAGTGGTGCTGGGAGGAGGGTAGTGcttgggtggaggagggagagggcgagATGGAGGTGCTGGtgtggaggaggggatggaggtagGCGGTGGCGTGGGGTGGTGTGGGAGGGATGATGAGGTTAGCTGGGTGAGGTGGGGAGGTGAGGCTGAGTCTGGGAGGTGAGTGGTAGGGATGGAGGTAGCTGAGgtggacgggagggagggagtggctGAAGtagtgggagggggagggaggaggtggcgAAATAGctctggagagggagggatggagaatggtgggggagggagggagtgagggatggagtgggatgggtggagggagggagaggtggagatagCTGGTTGGGTGAGGAGGGCTGGCGATGGAGGTAGTGTTGGGAGGGCGGCGGGGGCTGGGAGGGAGGGTTGAGAGCTGGGGTGGGAGGGGATGGAGGTAGCTGGGTGGGGAGGAGGTactgggagggtgagggaggatgtggctggggggagggaggtaagctgggtggaggggagggatggaggtgctGAGTGGGGGGAGGTGATGGAGGTAGCTGAGTGGCGAGGGTATGGGAGAGTGCTGAGAGgctgggaggtggaggaggtatcTGGGTAGCGGTGAGGtgtgggtgggagggagaggaggtagcTGGTGTGGGTAGGGAGGGGAGGTGCTGGGTGGAGTggatgggaggagggatggaggtagcTGGGGATGGGAGGGATGCCGAGGTAGgtggggagggatggatggtagcagtgggagggaggagggatgctGGGTAGGATGGGAGGTGGGGAGTAGGATGGAGGTAgcctggagggatggaggtgtgggttggaggatggatggaggtagCTGGTGGGAGGGATGGGATGGGGGGTATAGCTGGGCTGTGGAGGGAGGGATTGGAGGTAGCTGGGCTgggtagggagggatggaggtactAGCTGGGTGCTGagtgggagggatggatggaggtagCCTGAGTGGTGGGTGGGAGCGGAGGTAAGGTAgctgagtgggagggagggatggaggtagctggtgggagggagggatggatggtagctgggtgggtggagggggatggaggtagtctgagggtgggaggagggaggatggatgagGTAGCTTgaggtgtggagggagggagggaggtatgagAGTGGGTGGGGAGGGAGATGTGGAGGTAGCTGGTGGAGTTGGGAGGGATGGGAGTAGCTGGCGtgctgggggagggagggatggaggtagctGGGTGCTGGGAGGGGGAGCGGAATGGAGGTAGCTGCGGtgttggagggagggggggaggtagcgtggtggtggagggagggaagggaggggagttGAGGAGGTAGCTGGTGGGTGAGATGTGATGAGGTAGCAGGGAGGAGGATGGATGAGGTAGCTTGGGTGGAGGGCTGGATGGTGTattgggagggatggatggatatcTGGGTTTGCGATGGagtgtgaggagggagggattGGAGGTTAGgctgggtggaggaggaggaggtagctGCTGGGGAGGATGAGAGCTGGGGTGCTGGTGCGGAGGGAGATGGAGGTAGCGtggtggtgggagggagggatggatgggtagCTGGtctgggaaggaggagggggaggttaTGCTGGGTGGTGGGAGGGAAGGGATGAGAGTAGCTGGTCTGTGGATGGGAGGGTATGGATGGAGCTAGGGCTAGGTGGAGGTGcgggggtgggagggaggaagggaggatggaAGGTAGCTGGGTGGGcttgggaggaggggaggtgaggtAGCTGggtgtgaggagggagagatggaggtagctgggtgtggaggagaggagtggaggtagctgggtgggggaggggagatggaggtaGCTCGgcgaggcagggagggaggagaggactgggCATTGCTCAACATGATAGGTGGTTCAGATTGAGATGGATGGGTTCAATTTGTTGCAGTAATGGAGCACGGTGTTTACTGTCTACAAATGTTGGTTTGCTACCTGCCTGGACCACATGCACTGAGGCCAATATTAACTACCTTTGTGATTGATTTATTGGGGAAATATTGGGTGCACCGAGTACAATCCAGGGGATAACACATTAAAGTGAACATCACTTGTTTCCAATGTGTTCCCTGATGGAATACACACCACTCAGACCAGACACAGGAAAGCAACAGCAGTCCGACACAGTACAAAACAGCATCATTAGAATTAACAAgtaaaaaaggagagaggagagatgtcaACTTGTCCTAGAGATCCTAATCTCATCAGTTGTCCTCCTGGACTCTGAAAACATCTATATCGTTATCAGGAATACTGTAGCAGCTAAGATGGCCTCGTGGCCAGACCTCTGCCTGCAGCGGTACGATGGAGCAGAGGCATAAATGCTTGTCAGTGACGCTAAGTGCCATGTGTTTTAACTAGCGATATTTGGGGAAATATTCCTGTAACATTtggtgaatgttttttttgttgagatgTGACTCCGGCTGGTCTCAGTAGCTGGCTTGTAGCTGTTCATATGTGAGTGTGGAGCCCCAGGAAGCGTGGTCCTCCTCCCGATCTGTCCACGTTCACTAGTTAGCTCCTCAGGCCTCTCTGTCTCAATGTGCGTCTGCTCCTCAATCTGCTGAGGTCAGGGGTCACCTGAAACCGATCTGCTGAGCCTATTCccgacacaccacaacacagaacAGAGTAGTGTGTCAAGGAGTCATCCATCTGTACACTTCACTACAATGTTTATGAATTGGATCACTTTCCGTGTGTGCTGGTGTTTTGTAACTCAGATaatttttcctgtgtgtgtgtgtgagtgagagagagagattgtgagagAGCTGAGCTCCTTAAATCTGCAGAGCTAGGTTATTGGGGATGGCAAAAGGGTAATACTGAGAGGTGTGTATTGGGTTCTGacatgaagggggggggggggggggtgtacagtGAAgagaagtgtgtgatgtgtgttagtgtagtgtttttgtgttgcTACATGACAAGAGGGGTGACTACGAGGTAAGAGACGAGAGGTGTGTGTTGGTTCGCCCAGGCAAGGAAACGagggagcgtgagagagagaggccatccTGCTCTGATCCTTCATTTGCAGCAACCATTTGTGCGATTTGGCTAGGCACACGGTGGGGGGTCGCTTACAGAGAGATGGCTCCGGTTGTTGAGGTGAGCTCTCGTGTTTTTCTCTTGGTGACAAGCCTAGTTGCCATGGAGCTGGGCCTCCATTGGTGGAGGCCTCGCGCAATCGCTACGGGCAAGCAACAGTTCTGTTTCATtcatgaattaaaaaaaaaaaaaaatgttcatcTCCCCGTCCCCCTGCCCATGTCTCTCCCCTGCGCTCTCCCCCCCATATCTCTCCCCCCTTGCTCCCCCTGCcatgtctctcccctccccctcgatTGTCTCTCCCCT
The window above is part of the Salvelinus sp. IW2-2015 unplaced genomic scaffold, ASM291031v2 Un_scaffold1294, whole genome shotgun sequence genome. Proteins encoded here:
- the LOC139024277 gene encoding uncharacterized protein is translated as LPPSYSPPPILPSIPPPSHCYHPSLPTYLGIPPIPSYLHPSSHPLHPAPPLPTHTSYLLSLPPTPHRYPDTSSTSQPLSTLPYPRHSATSITSPHSAPPSLPSTQLTSLPPATSSLTLPVPPPHPATSIPSHPSSQPSLPAPAALPTLPPSPALLTQPAISTSPSLHPSHSIPHSLPPPPFSIPPSPELFRHLLPPPPTTSATPSLPSTSATSIPTTHLPDSASPPHLTQLTSSSLPHHPTPPPTSIPSSTPAPPSRPLPPPPKHYPPPSTTTAYLLPHLHSSLPPSSSYLPPSHVPLPPPAPSPPLPHPSPPRPQLHPSLTQLPLILPATTATSPSLSAPSYLSQHQLPPSQHPATPSSPPPSPFIQPARVSCYFPLSPTDMNHYPDN